One genomic window of Myxococcales bacterium includes the following:
- a CDS encoding tetratricopeptide repeat protein, which yields MVPGDDEPGDGADSTVDMPVPPRRRRAGSEPLAPGTTIGRYVVEGPLGYGGMSTVYRAFDPELGRRVAVKLLRVGGRGAEGIALRRARLMREAHALAQLAHPNVVAVHDAGVHGEQVFVAMELIEGETLRAWLDARARSRAAILAAFGDVGRGLAAAHAAGIVHRDVKPDNAVVGRDGRVRVLDFGLARFGDSLGERSPDPDREVTLDEAELRGPSSAPLTQAGLVVGTPSYMSPEQHLGVTTGPAGDQWSFCASLWEALYGEPPFGRGGLDEIRRRVVAEPPPPPRAARVPRRLEQVLRRGLAIAAADRWPSMPALVAQLERLQRPRRWPLVVAGAAVVVAVVGWQWARARHPDAPACAEPAALLTGAWDPTISATIERAFIATDAAYAATTFARVRDQLDDVALAWRRGHHDACTATRVRREQSTATMELRMACLASRRRELAALTEVLAHADRDVLEHAVAASAGLTSPDTCADVEGLRRDARSPPAGAQAEVDAIGGGLDRALALRAAGRYDEARAVAAAALARARHLAWPPLTADALWRLGQIDVDLGRLDDAAAHLDEANLVAEAAGRDDVVFETLLAQLGLMTDERGAGDVGARLARRAEAVLIKIGDAPARHARLARSRSVLAMTVGDTATALREAEDAIAAATRAFPAHHPDLLGLRRWHASVLDRAGRPAEAIVELRQVVAELRLALGDDHPELARALLSLSILAGDLLDYDEAERTAREALRIRVVALGDDHPEVGLTLTTLGVARMWRGDRAQARADFERARAIFERAPGTHHLASSPLANLGALALEERAWAEAERHYRAALAIDEPALGPDHPDLGLDLNGLAAALVEQRGRATEALPVVARALALLRGEPRALAEGQFTLARCLVLVGRDRARARTLALAARAFFARAPAAHADELATIDAWLARAPGR from the coding sequence ATGGTTCCGGGCGACGACGAACCTGGTGATGGAGCGGACAGCACCGTCGACATGCCGGTGCCGCCCCGCCGCCGGCGCGCGGGCAGCGAGCCGCTCGCGCCCGGCACGACGATCGGGCGCTACGTGGTCGAGGGTCCGCTCGGCTACGGTGGCATGAGCACGGTCTACCGCGCGTTCGATCCCGAGCTCGGGCGCCGGGTCGCGGTCAAGCTCCTGCGCGTGGGCGGGCGCGGGGCCGAGGGCATCGCGCTGCGGCGCGCGCGGCTGATGCGCGAGGCCCACGCGCTGGCGCAGCTCGCGCACCCCAACGTGGTCGCGGTCCACGACGCCGGCGTCCACGGCGAGCAGGTGTTCGTCGCGATGGAGCTGATCGAGGGCGAGACCCTGCGCGCGTGGCTCGACGCGCGCGCGCGCAGCCGCGCGGCGATCCTGGCGGCGTTCGGCGACGTCGGCCGCGGGCTCGCGGCCGCGCACGCCGCCGGCATCGTCCACCGCGACGTCAAGCCCGACAACGCCGTGGTCGGGCGCGACGGCCGCGTGCGCGTGCTCGACTTCGGCCTGGCGCGGTTCGGCGACAGCCTCGGCGAGCGCAGCCCCGATCCCGACCGCGAGGTCACGCTCGACGAGGCCGAGCTGCGCGGGCCGAGCTCGGCGCCGCTGACCCAGGCCGGCCTGGTGGTCGGCACACCGAGCTACATGTCGCCCGAGCAGCACCTCGGCGTGACCACCGGCCCGGCCGGGGATCAGTGGAGCTTCTGCGCGTCGCTGTGGGAGGCGCTCTACGGCGAGCCGCCGTTCGGCCGCGGCGGGCTCGACGAGATCCGTCGCCGGGTCGTGGCCGAGCCGCCGCCACCACCCCGCGCGGCCCGGGTGCCGCGGCGCCTCGAGCAGGTCCTGCGCCGCGGGCTGGCGATCGCCGCCGCCGATCGCTGGCCGTCGATGCCGGCGCTGGTCGCGCAGCTCGAGCGGCTGCAGCGCCCGCGCCGCTGGCCGCTGGTGGTCGCGGGCGCCGCGGTCGTGGTCGCGGTCGTCGGCTGGCAGTGGGCGCGGGCGCGCCACCCCGACGCGCCGGCGTGCGCCGAGCCCGCGGCGCTGTTGACCGGCGCGTGGGACCCGACGATCAGCGCGACGATCGAGCGCGCGTTCATCGCGACCGACGCGGCCTACGCTGCCACCACGTTCGCGCGGGTCCGCGACCAGCTCGACGACGTCGCCCTGGCCTGGCGCCGCGGCCACCACGACGCCTGCACGGCCACCCGGGTCCGGCGCGAGCAGTCGACCGCGACGATGGAGCTGCGGATGGCGTGCCTGGCCAGCCGTCGCCGCGAGCTGGCCGCGTTGACCGAGGTGCTGGCCCACGCCGATCGCGACGTGCTCGAGCACGCGGTCGCGGCCTCGGCCGGCCTGACCAGCCCCGACACCTGCGCCGACGTCGAGGGCCTGCGCCGCGACGCACGCTCGCCGCCGGCCGGGGCCCAGGCCGAGGTCGACGCGATCGGCGGCGGGCTCGACCGCGCGCTCGCGCTGCGCGCAGCCGGCCGCTACGACGAGGCCCGCGCGGTCGCCGCCGCCGCGCTCGCGCGCGCGCGCCACCTGGCGTGGCCGCCGCTGACCGCCGACGCGCTGTGGCGCCTGGGCCAGATCGACGTCGATCTCGGCCGCCTCGACGACGCCGCCGCGCACCTCGACGAGGCCAACCTCGTCGCCGAGGCCGCGGGGCGCGACGACGTCGTGTTCGAGACGCTGCTGGCCCAGCTCGGGCTGATGACCGACGAGCGCGGCGCCGGCGACGTCGGCGCGCGCCTGGCCCGGCGGGCCGAGGCCGTGCTGATCAAGATCGGCGACGCGCCGGCCCGCCACGCGCGCCTGGCGCGCAGCCGCAGCGTGCTGGCGATGACCGTCGGCGACACCGCGACCGCGCTGCGCGAGGCCGAGGACGCGATCGCGGCGGCGACGCGCGCGTTCCCGGCGCACCACCCCGACCTGCTCGGCCTCCGGCGCTGGCACGCGAGCGTCCTCGATCGCGCCGGGCGCCCGGCCGAGGCCATCGTCGAGCTGCGCCAGGTCGTCGCCGAGCTGCGCCTGGCGCTCGGCGACGATCACCCCGAGCTGGCCCGCGCGCTCTTGTCGCTCAGCATCCTGGCCGGCGACCTGCTCGACTACGACGAGGCGGAGCGGACCGCGCGCGAGGCCCTGCGCATCCGCGTCGTCGCGCTCGGCGACGACCACCCGGAGGTCGGGCTGACGCTGACCACGCTCGGCGTCGCGCGCATGTGGCGGGGCGACCGCGCGCAGGCCCGCGCCGACTTCGAGCGCGCGCGCGCGATCTTCGAGCGCGCCCCCGGCACCCACCACCTGGCGTCGAGCCCGCTGGCGAACCTCGGCGCGCTGGCGCTCGAGGAGCGGGCCTGGGCCGAGGCCGAGCGCCACTACCGGGCCGCGCTGGCGATCGACGAGCCCGCGCTCGGGCCCGACCACCCCGACCTCGGGCTCGACCTCAACGGCCTCGCGGCGGCGCTGGTCGAGCAGCGCGGGCGCGCGACCGAGGCGCTGCCGGTCGTCGCGCGCGCGCTGGCGCTCTTGCGCGGCGAGCCCCGGGCCCTGGCCGAGGGCCAGTTCACGCTCGCGCGCTGCCTGGTGCTGGTCGGCCGCGACCGCGCGCGCGCGCGCACCCTGGCGCTGGCCGCGCGCGCGTTCTTCGCCCGGGCCCCGGCGGCGCACGCCGACGAGCTGGCGACGATCGACGCCTGGCTGGCGCGCGCGCCCGGCCGCTGA
- the lpdA gene encoding dihydrolipoyl dehydrogenase produces the protein MSAQRYDAVVIGAGPGGYPAAIRLGQLKVKTAIIEREYMGGVCLNVGCIPSKAVIHAAKTFDKIGHADELGITVGKPTIDMAKLQTWKGGVVTKLTTGVRGLLKGNGVDVIDGAATLGKPGPDGHVITVTGPKGPQTIIAKSVILATGSRPFEIPGFKTDQRRILDSTGALALDHVPGRMVVIGGGYIGLELGMVYAKLGSKVTVVEALPSILASMDKDCVAVVARKLRKMGVEVMTETKAKSWELRPSPEGGDRAVLTVEKAGALATIDADVILVSVGRRPNSDTAGLAEAGIALGKGGFVTVDDQLRTNVPGVYAIGDLVGGMMLAHKATKEGEVVAEIIAGHKAAVDVRTIPAVVFTDPEIASAGLTDEEAKAKGHTTKIGKFPFAALGRALSVNDTEGFCKVVIDAKTEEVLGVHIVGNGASDLISEAALAIEMGAVAQDLNLTVHPHPTLSEAVREAAAAALGEAIHIINR, from the coding sequence ATGTCCGCACAGCGCTACGACGCCGTCGTCATCGGTGCCGGTCCGGGGGGCTACCCGGCCGCGATCCGCCTCGGTCAGCTCAAGGTCAAGACCGCGATCATCGAGCGGGAGTACATGGGCGGGGTGTGCCTGAACGTCGGGTGCATCCCGTCGAAGGCGGTCATCCACGCGGCCAAGACCTTCGACAAGATCGGCCACGCCGACGAGCTCGGCATCACGGTCGGCAAGCCGACCATCGACATGGCCAAGCTGCAGACCTGGAAGGGCGGCGTCGTCACCAAGCTGACGACCGGCGTGCGCGGCCTGCTCAAGGGCAACGGCGTCGACGTGATCGACGGCGCGGCCACGCTCGGCAAGCCCGGCCCCGACGGCCACGTCATCACCGTCACCGGCCCCAAGGGCCCGCAGACGATCATCGCCAAGAGCGTCATCCTCGCCACCGGCTCGCGGCCGTTCGAGATCCCGGGCTTCAAGACCGATCAGCGGCGCATCCTCGACTCGACCGGCGCGCTCGCGCTCGATCACGTGCCCGGCCGCATGGTCGTCATCGGCGGCGGCTACATCGGCCTCGAGCTGGGCATGGTGTACGCCAAGCTCGGCAGCAAGGTCACCGTGGTCGAGGCGCTGCCGTCGATCCTGGCGTCGATGGACAAGGACTGCGTCGCGGTGGTCGCGCGCAAGCTGCGCAAGATGGGCGTCGAGGTCATGACCGAGACCAAGGCCAAGAGCTGGGAGCTGAGGCCTTCCCCAGAAGGGGGCGACCGCGCGGTGCTCACCGTCGAGAAGGCCGGCGCGCTCGCGACGATCGACGCCGACGTGATCCTGGTGTCGGTCGGCCGCCGGCCCAACAGCGACACCGCGGGCCTGGCCGAGGCCGGGATCGCGCTCGGCAAGGGCGGGTTCGTCACCGTCGACGATCAGCTGCGCACGAACGTGCCGGGCGTCTACGCGATCGGCGATCTGGTCGGCGGCATGATGCTCGCGCACAAGGCCACCAAGGAGGGCGAGGTCGTCGCCGAGATCATCGCCGGCCACAAGGCCGCGGTCGACGTCCGCACGATCCCGGCGGTGGTGTTCACCGATCCCGAGATCGCGTCGGCGGGCCTGACCGACGAGGAAGCCAAGGCCAAGGGCCACACGACCAAGATCGGCAAGTTCCCGTTCGCGGCGCTCGGCCGCGCGCTGTCGGTCAACGACACCGAGGGCTTCTGCAAGGTGGTGATCGACGCCAAGACCGAGGAGGTGCTCGGCGTGCACATCGTCGGCAACGGCGCCAGCGACCTCATCAGCGAGGCGGCCCTGGCGATCGAGATGGGCGCCGTGGCCCAGGACCTCAACCTGACGGTCCACCCGCACCCGACCCTGTCGGAGGCGGTGCGCGAGGCGGCGGCGGCGGCGCTGGGCGAGGCCATCCACATCATCAACCGCTGA
- a CDS encoding GNAT family N-acetyltransferase produces MTRTRVRIAWTTAGLELVALEPTAGELAAHAEELAAAYNDPANATLLGHVDELTQGDVIEAYADLADEGARQFLLYVDGALAGDGDLRGLEDRAAEFAFLIGRPNAQGKGLGTRFAQMIHAFGFAAEPAGLGLERIYASVVPDNVASLRVFGKLGYREDHSVEARAWADAPEDIVLAIDRTVFSTHHAAALAEIVIAAR; encoded by the coding sequence GTGACCCGCACCCGCGTCCGCATCGCCTGGACCACCGCCGGCCTCGAGCTGGTCGCGCTCGAGCCGACCGCCGGCGAGCTGGCCGCCCACGCCGAGGAGCTCGCGGCCGCGTACAACGATCCGGCCAACGCGACCTTGCTCGGCCACGTCGACGAGCTGACCCAGGGCGACGTGATCGAGGCCTACGCCGACCTCGCCGACGAGGGCGCGCGCCAGTTCCTGCTGTACGTCGACGGCGCGCTCGCCGGCGACGGCGACCTGCGCGGGCTCGAGGACCGCGCCGCCGAGTTCGCGTTCCTGATCGGCCGGCCCAACGCCCAGGGCAAGGGCCTGGGCACGCGCTTCGCGCAGATGATCCACGCGTTCGGCTTCGCGGCCGAGCCGGCGGGCCTCGGGCTCGAGCGGATCTACGCGTCGGTCGTGCCCGACAACGTCGCGTCGCTGCGGGTGTTCGGCAAGCTCGGCTACCGCGAGGATCACAGCGTCGAGGCCCGGGCCTGGGCCGACGCGCCCGAGGACATCGTCCTGGCGATCGATCGCACGGTCTTTTCGACCCACCACGCCGCGGCGCTCGCCGAGATCGTGATCGCGGCGCGCTAG
- the dbpA gene encoding ATP-dependent RNA helicase DbpA: MTDLSFSTLPLDPAQLANLARLDYQQMTPIQALALPPMLAGHDVLGQAGTGTGKTAAFGLAVLARTLPRSGRPGALVLCPTRELAAQVAEELRRLARPLAHTRVVTLSGGSSIQRERAQLEHGVDIVVGTPGRVADHLARGRLDLGAIRTLVLDEADRMLEMGFVEVVGEIVRATPPRRQTLLFSATFPDAVRALSASYQKDAVAVTAPTAVVTAPISHALYDVEGLARPAALVRILGHHQPTSAVIFCNQRETCDQLAAALTAAGYTAVALHGGMDQHDRNTVLLLLRHGSLRLVVATDVAARGLDIDDLGAVVNYELPRERDVFVHRVGRTGRAGRAGLALSLADRSDRFALANLREGPLGEVAPAPVPAATDARPPPPGWVTIAIQGGRQDKLRPGDIVGALTTEVGLAAADLGPITITDRLSFVAIAAAQGPRALAGINRGRIKNRSFRAYAVALPGRASAR, translated from the coding sequence ATGACCGACCTGTCCTTCTCGACGTTGCCGCTCGACCCGGCGCAGCTCGCCAACCTGGCGCGGCTCGACTACCAGCAGATGACGCCGATCCAGGCGCTGGCGCTGCCGCCGATGCTGGCCGGGCACGACGTCCTGGGCCAGGCCGGCACCGGCACCGGCAAGACCGCGGCGTTCGGCCTCGCGGTGCTGGCGCGGACGCTGCCGCGCTCGGGCCGCCCCGGCGCGCTGGTGCTGTGCCCGACCCGCGAGCTCGCGGCCCAGGTGGCCGAGGAGCTGCGCCGGCTGGCCCGGCCGCTGGCGCACACCCGCGTCGTCACGCTCAGCGGCGGCAGCTCGATCCAGCGCGAGCGCGCGCAGCTCGAGCACGGCGTCGACATCGTCGTCGGCACGCCCGGGCGCGTCGCCGATCACCTGGCGCGCGGCCGGCTCGATCTCGGCGCGATCCGGACGCTCGTCCTCGACGAGGCCGACCGCATGCTCGAGATGGGCTTCGTCGAGGTCGTCGGCGAGATCGTCCGGGCTACGCCGCCGCGGCGACAGACGCTGCTGTTCTCGGCGACGTTCCCCGACGCGGTGCGGGCGCTGAGCGCGAGCTACCAGAAGGACGCGGTGGCGGTGACCGCGCCGACCGCGGTCGTGACCGCCCCGATCTCCCACGCGCTCTACGACGTCGAGGGCCTGGCGCGGCCGGCGGCGCTGGTGCGCATCCTCGGCCACCACCAGCCGACCTCGGCGGTGATCTTCTGCAACCAGCGCGAGACCTGCGATCAGCTCGCGGCGGCGCTGACCGCGGCCGGCTACACCGCGGTGGCGCTGCACGGCGGCATGGATCAGCACGACCGCAACACCGTGCTCTTGCTCTTGAGGCACGGCAGCCTGCGGCTGGTGGTCGCGACCGACGTCGCCGCGCGCGGCCTCGACATCGACGATCTCGGCGCGGTCGTCAACTACGAGCTGCCGCGCGAGCGCGACGTCTTCGTCCACCGGGTCGGGCGCACCGGCCGCGCGGGCCGCGCGGGGCTCGCGCTCAGCCTGGCCGATCGCAGCGATCGGTTCGCGCTCGCGAACCTGCGCGAGGGCCCGCTGGGCGAGGTCGCGCCGGCGCCGGTGCCGGCGGCCACCGATGCGCGGCCGCCGCCGCCGGGCTGGGTCACGATCGCGATCCAGGGCGGGCGCCAGGACAAGCTGCGCCCCGGCGACATCGTCGGGGCGCTCACCACCGAGGTCGGGCTGGCCGCCGCCGACCTCGGGCCGATCACGATCACCGATCGCCTCAGCTTCGTCGCGATCGCCGCGGCCCAGGGCCCGCGGGCGCTGGCCGGCATCAACCGCGGCCGGATCAAGAACCGCTCGTTCCGCGCGTACGCGGTCGCGCTGCCGGGCCGCGCGTCGGCGCGCTGA
- a CDS encoding tetratricopeptide repeat protein — protein sequence MTELYSVRDVAKLFALQESRLRYWMQTGFVGPTVRKGGRFYYTFRDLCAVKAAKDLLAAGLSAQKVRKNLEALRRALPGDVHPALRLRLCSDGESIVALADDVAFTPATGQVVMAFNLPALGGQIAELLPADAAAADAVPTEVADDPTEANLGPTAYTCFVEACAAEDRDDAVEAEALYRRALDIDPGLAAAMTNLGNLRHRAGDLAEARALYERALAHDPGQTEARYNLGNLLEDTGETDLAIAELRRVCQAAPEFADAHYNLGLALARVGGAAQARRHLERYLELDTGSEWAGRARAYLTHLAA from the coding sequence ATGACCGAGCTGTACAGCGTCCGTGATGTCGCCAAGCTGTTCGCCCTCCAGGAGTCGCGCCTGCGCTACTGGATGCAGACCGGCTTCGTCGGCCCGACCGTCCGCAAGGGCGGCCGCTTCTACTACACGTTCCGCGATCTGTGCGCGGTCAAGGCCGCGAAGGACCTGCTCGCCGCCGGGCTGTCGGCCCAGAAGGTGCGCAAGAACCTCGAGGCGCTGCGCCGCGCGCTGCCCGGCGACGTCCACCCGGCGCTGCGCCTGCGGCTGTGCTCGGACGGCGAGTCGATCGTGGCGCTGGCCGACGACGTCGCGTTCACGCCGGCCACCGGCCAGGTGGTGATGGCGTTCAACCTGCCGGCGCTCGGCGGACAGATCGCCGAGCTGCTGCCGGCGGACGCCGCGGCCGCCGACGCGGTGCCGACCGAGGTCGCCGACGATCCGACCGAGGCCAACCTGGGCCCGACCGCGTACACCTGCTTCGTCGAGGCGTGCGCGGCCGAGGATCGCGACGACGCGGTCGAGGCCGAGGCGCTGTACCGGCGCGCGCTCGACATCGATCCCGGGCTGGCGGCGGCGATGACCAACCTCGGCAACCTGCGCCACCGCGCCGGCGATCTCGCCGAGGCCCGGGCGCTGTACGAGCGCGCGCTGGCCCACGACCCCGGCCAGACCGAGGCCCGCTACAACCTCGGCAACCTGCTCGAGGACACCGGCGAGACCGACCTGGCGATCGCGGAGCTGCGCCGGGTGTGCCAGGCCGCGCCCGAGTTCGCCGACGCCCACTACAACCTCGGCCTCGCGCTGGCCCGGGTCGGCGGCGCGGCCCAGGCCCGGCGCCACCTCGAGCGCTACCTCGAGCTCGACACGGGCAGCGAGTGGGCCGGCCGCGCGCGCGCGTACCTGACCCACCTGGCCGCATGA
- a CDS encoding beta-lactamase family protein: protein MTSPPRDPEAGIGALLDDAIAGGVCSAAAAAVGAPGRRARWVRGTTRTVPDRGEAIAAATRFDLASLTKPIATATVTLALVEAGRLALDASAARWLPALDRAVTIGHLLGHASGLPAHVKLYERLWAGDLGGADLPRAALVAMASATPLERAPGAAAIYSDLGFIALAAVCERAGDAPLEELTARALAPLELAATGFVDLRTAGPRPDAPATELCPRRGLVAGEVHDENCHAAGGVAGHAGLFAPIDDVAAFAQALARGPVDGVGAIAAARIEHAFTTSAAPATSWRLGWDTPSSVAGVSHAGDAWPRVGAVGHLGFTGTSMWLDWARGRWAVLLTNRVHPARDRPEAAKIKDLRRGFGDLAWAWLEA from the coding sequence GTGACCTCACCGCCGCGCGATCCCGAGGCTGGCATCGGCGCGCTGCTCGATGACGCGATCGCCGGCGGCGTGTGCTCGGCGGCGGCCGCGGCGGTCGGGGCCCCTGGTCGGCGCGCGCGCTGGGTGCGCGGCACGACCCGGACCGTGCCGGACCGCGGCGAGGCCATCGCCGCCGCCACCCGCTTCGACCTGGCCTCGCTGACCAAGCCGATCGCGACCGCGACGGTGACGCTGGCGCTGGTCGAGGCCGGCCGGCTCGCCCTCGACGCGTCGGCCGCGCGCTGGCTGCCCGCGCTCGATCGCGCCGTCACCATCGGCCACCTGCTGGGCCACGCCAGCGGGCTGCCGGCCCACGTCAAGCTGTACGAGCGCCTGTGGGCCGGCGACCTCGGCGGCGCCGACCTGCCGCGCGCGGCGCTGGTGGCCATGGCCAGCGCGACGCCGCTCGAGCGCGCGCCCGGCGCCGCCGCGATCTACAGCGACCTCGGCTTCATCGCGCTGGCCGCGGTGTGCGAGCGCGCCGGCGACGCGCCGCTCGAGGAGCTGACCGCGCGCGCGCTGGCGCCGCTCGAGCTCGCGGCGACCGGCTTCGTCGACCTGCGCACGGCCGGCCCGCGCCCCGACGCGCCGGCCACCGAGCTGTGCCCGCGCCGCGGCCTGGTCGCGGGCGAGGTCCACGACGAGAACTGCCACGCCGCCGGCGGCGTCGCCGGGCACGCCGGGCTGTTCGCGCCGATCGACGACGTCGCGGCGTTCGCGCAGGCGCTGGCGCGGGGCCCGGTCGACGGTGTCGGGGCGATCGCGGCCGCGCGGATCGAGCACGCGTTCACCACGTCGGCGGCGCCGGCGACCTCGTGGCGGCTGGGCTGGGACACGCCGTCATCGGTGGCCGGGGTGTCCCACGCCGGCGACGCCTGGCCGCGCGTCGGCGCGGTCGGCCACCTCGGGTTCACCGGCACCTCGATGTGGCTCGACTGGGCCCGCGGGCGCTGGGCGGTGCTCCTGACCAACCGCGTCCACCCCGCCCGCGACCGGCCCGAGGCCGCGAAGATCAAGGACCTGCGGCGCGGGTTCGGCGACCTGGCGTGGGCCTGGCTCGAAGCATGA